A window from Shewanella livingstonensis encodes these proteins:
- the srmB gene encoding ATP-dependent RNA helicase SrmB — translation MQFEDFQLDPSLLESLKAMGHNTPTTIQQQTIPLAMDQRDILARAPTGTGKTASFLLPALQHLIDFPRRFEGQARVLVLTPTRELASQIHRYASHLATGLELNIVIITGGVPYGPQEEALADNVDILIATPGRLMEYLDKDKFDATEVEILIIDEADRMLDMGFSSVVQSIAIEAQGRKQNMLFSATLEGNGVNRFARELLNDPVMVDVEAPRSEKAKVHQWVHLADDQAHKFALLCHILQQENVKRTIVFVKTREMVASLEGLLLKANIPCAFMRGDMEQKKRFQALGRFSKGEVNVLLATDVAARGIDVDDITHVINFDMPRSADAYVHRIGRTARAGAKGTAISLIEAHDMRIVSKIERYIEIPLKRRVIEELRPKHKEAKVPGKKKANAKDARVKSKKYKKK, via the coding sequence ATGCAATTTGAAGATTTCCAGCTCGACCCTAGCTTATTAGAGTCACTCAAGGCCATGGGACACAACACCCCTACCACTATTCAGCAGCAAACCATTCCATTGGCCATGGATCAGCGGGATATTTTAGCGCGTGCGCCAACCGGCACCGGTAAAACGGCCAGTTTTTTACTGCCTGCTTTACAACACCTTATCGACTTCCCACGTCGTTTTGAAGGTCAAGCCCGTGTTTTGGTACTAACACCAACTCGTGAATTAGCCAGTCAAATTCATCGTTATGCCAGTCATTTAGCCACCGGACTTGAGCTTAACATCGTCATTATTACTGGCGGCGTGCCATATGGCCCACAAGAAGAAGCTCTTGCAGACAATGTTGATATATTAATCGCCACCCCAGGCCGATTAATGGAATATTTAGATAAAGATAAATTTGACGCGACTGAAGTTGAAATTTTAATTATTGATGAAGCTGACCGTATGCTTGATATGGGCTTTTCATCAGTGGTGCAATCAATTGCCATTGAAGCCCAAGGCCGTAAGCAGAATATGTTGTTTTCTGCCACGCTTGAAGGCAATGGCGTTAATCGTTTTGCGCGTGAATTGCTAAACGATCCAGTCATGGTTGATGTAGAAGCACCGCGTAGCGAAAAAGCAAAAGTACATCAGTGGGTTCACCTAGCAGATGATCAAGCACATAAATTTGCGTTGTTATGCCATATTCTTCAACAAGAAAATGTTAAACGCACCATAGTGTTTGTTAAAACCCGCGAAATGGTTGCCAGCCTTGAAGGTTTATTACTAAAAGCCAATATCCCTTGTGCATTTATGCGAGGCGATATGGAACAAAAAAAACGCTTCCAAGCGCTTGGACGTTTTTCTAAAGGCGAAGTCAATGTGCTATTGGCAACAGATGTAGCCGCTCGAGGTATTGATGTTGATGACATTACTCATGTGATTAACTTTGACATGCCTCGCTCTGCAGATGCATATGTTCATCGTATAGGACGAACAGCACGTGCTGGCGCAAAGGGGACCGCTATTTCATTGATTGAAGCACACGACATGCGCATAGTGTCTAAAATTGAACGTTACATTGAGATCCCACTGAAACGCCGTGTGATTGAAGAGCTTCGTCCTAAGCATAAAGAAGCTAAGGTCCCTGGTAAGAAAAAAGCCAATGCGAAAGATGCTCGAGTAAAATCGAAAAAATATAAGAAAAAATAA
- a CDS encoding TatD family nuclease-associated radical SAM protein, with protein sequence MTTTNSVTPTLVYDIGNHRYLNITARCTLRCQFCPKHNGSKQIHEYDLSLSKRITAEDILPLLGKVNEVEEYVFCGFGEPTLNLECLLHVAKAIKAQGGYVRLNTDGLGNHFHRRNILPELSQCVDSLSISLNADTPESYQQHCRPKLAGSYKALLEFIQLAPQYIPEVHVSAINGLANVNIERCRDIAERSGAIFKQRELDILG encoded by the coding sequence ATGACCACCACGAATTCAGTTACACCCACCCTCGTTTACGATATCGGTAATCACCGTTACCTTAATATCACCGCAAGATGCACCTTAAGGTGTCAATTTTGCCCTAAACACAATGGTTCCAAACAAATACATGAGTATGACCTATCGCTGTCTAAGCGTATTACTGCAGAAGATATTTTACCCTTGCTGGGTAAAGTAAACGAAGTGGAAGAGTATGTTTTTTGCGGCTTTGGTGAACCCACATTAAACCTTGAATGTTTATTACACGTTGCCAAAGCAATTAAAGCACAAGGTGGATACGTAAGGTTAAACACTGATGGATTAGGCAACCATTTTCATCGCCGTAATATTTTGCCAGAACTCAGCCAATGCGTAGACAGTCTATCTATTTCACTTAATGCCGATACACCAGAAAGCTACCAACAACACTGTCGTCCCAAGCTAGCAGGCTCTTATAAGGCACTGCTTGAATTTATTCAACTGGCACCCCAATACATACCTGAAGTACATGTCAGTGCAATCAACGGACTGGCTAATGTAAATATTGAGCGTTGCCGCGACATTGCTGAACGCAGTGGTGCAATATTTAAGCAACGCGAGTTGGATATACTAGGCTAA
- a CDS encoding efflux RND transporter periplasmic adaptor subunit, translating to MITTILRRLSPLLIIAVFAAAAMLLISTQEAPEQKDEPISVPIIDVQTVTPQTLSLNLPSYGVVSPKYKTQLVTEVQGRLLSISANFVAGGVVKQGEQLAIIEPSDYEADLIQAEATVAQATAALNEEKARGIVAKIEFKDFGKGLPPELGLRIPQLKKEQANVKYAEAALARAQRNLARTVIRAPFDGIIKARNVDLGQYVTLGTNLGELYDTSIAEIRLPLTNEDLAYLESVDNPETAVTLTALLAGKQVTWQGNIVRSENVIDEKTRMVYLVAEIHDPYLRNNKIEGQLPLKYGSFVNAVITGRTVSDVVKLPRHVVRNGQVAVVSADNIIEMRSVNVIRSDVDTIYIQGSFKANERVSTTSINNLNSGQAIKVLGEKTQTAPVETDTEAATTAGE from the coding sequence ATGATAACAACAATATTAAGAAGATTATCACCCCTCCTGATCATTGCGGTGTTTGCCGCCGCAGCGATGCTACTTATTAGCACGCAAGAAGCGCCCGAACAAAAAGATGAACCTATCAGCGTGCCGATTATTGATGTGCAAACCGTAACACCCCAAACCTTATCGCTAAATTTACCGTCATATGGCGTGGTTAGTCCAAAATATAAAACCCAGTTGGTCACTGAAGTTCAAGGACGTTTACTTAGCATTTCAGCCAACTTTGTTGCTGGCGGCGTGGTAAAGCAAGGCGAACAACTGGCTATTATTGAACCCTCTGATTACGAAGCCGATTTGATACAAGCAGAAGCAACAGTCGCTCAAGCAACTGCAGCCCTTAACGAAGAAAAAGCTCGTGGCATAGTTGCTAAAATTGAATTTAAAGATTTTGGTAAAGGCTTACCACCAGAACTTGGCTTACGTATTCCACAATTAAAAAAAGAGCAAGCTAACGTCAAATATGCTGAAGCCGCGCTAGCTCGTGCGCAACGTAACTTAGCCCGCACCGTTATCCGTGCACCATTTGACGGTATCATTAAGGCTCGTAATGTTGACTTAGGTCAGTACGTAACACTAGGCACTAACTTGGGTGAGCTATACGACACCAGTATTGCTGAAATTAGATTACCATTAACAAATGAAGATCTTGCTTACCTTGAATCTGTAGATAACCCTGAAACCGCAGTCACACTTACCGCGTTATTGGCTGGTAAACAAGTGACTTGGCAAGGCAACATTGTTCGCAGCGAAAACGTCATCGACGAGAAAACTCGCATGGTGTATCTGGTCGCTGAAATTCATGACCCCTATTTACGTAATAACAAAATCGAAGGCCAATTACCGTTAAAATACGGTAGTTTTGTTAACGCTGTTATTACAGGTAGAACGGTAAGTGATGTGGTTAAGCTGCCTCGTCACGTGGTGCGAAATGGTCAAGTCGCAGTAGTGAGTGCAGACAATATTATCGAAATGCGTTCTGTAAATGTTATTCGCTCAGACGTTGATACTATTTATATTCAAGGTAGTTTCAAGGCCAATGAACGCGTATCTACCACTAGTATCAATAACTTAAACTCCGGGCAGGCCATTAAAGTACTCGGTGAAAAAACCCAAACAGCTCCAGTTGAAACTGATACCGAAGCTGCTACGACGGCAGGTGAATAA
- a CDS encoding efflux RND transporter permease subunit, with product MDTNKGIIAWFARNSVAANLLMAALLIGGLFSAVLINKEIFPTFELNLININVAYPGAAPQEIEEGINIKIEEAIQDISGIKKVTSVASDSVGSVTIEVEDGYDVQQVLDEAKLRIDAIATFPDNIEKPNIYQIKPENNVIWVSVYGDMNLHDMKEMAKAIRDDITDLPAVTRAKVTGVRDYEIGIELSEDKLREYGITFTQVALAVQNSSIDLPGGSIRAQDGDILLRTKGQAYTANDFAQIVVETRPDGSRIMLPQVAIINDDFEERLEYTRFNGKPAAVIEITSIDDQNALDISAQVKAYVAERKKTLPSNIQLDTWGDLTHYLQGRLNMMLSNMFYGALLVFIILALFLDLKLAFWVMMGLPVCFLGTMLLMPLEPFNMSINMLTLFAFILVLGIVVDDAIVIGESAYTELEENGHSLENVVKGVQKVAMPATFGVLTTIAAFIPMIMVSGPMGIIWKSIGMVVILCLAFSLIESKLILPAHLAHMKIKKRTTPTNIFSRFKFGLNEWLQHFIHNTYRHFLERCITRRYSVVAVFIGILILSLALVQSGKVRWVFFPDIPSDFIQVQLEMEEGSSEQNTLKVLQQVEDALYKMNAKLEEQYGYPMVKHSYIELSSRSSAFVFTELTKGEDREIDGVAIAEEWRNQLPELLSVKKLNINASTNDAGGDLSFRLTATDLGQLSEAAKVLKTKLATYEGVYDITDNFSSGSHEIRLNIRPEAEAQGLTLSDLARQVRYGFYGYEAQRILRNKEEVKVMVRYPLEQRRTVGDLENMLIRTPSGAAVPFSTVANIELGESYASITRVDGRRAITISANVNKNNVEPSKVVAEIQEDFLPELTARFPKVASALDGGSLDEQNAMLGLAQGFFFAMFTIYALMAIPLKSYTQPLIIMSVIPFGMIGALFGHYILGLSMSVLSLCGIVALAGVVVNDSLILVDFVNRAREEGKSLMQSAIDSGCYRFRAIILTSLTTFVGLVPIIMEKSLQAKIVIPMATSLAFGILFSTVVTLILVPILYIILDDIKRLWQRFFIWWWQPKSITEPLGSDEQY from the coding sequence ATGGATACTAATAAAGGAATTATTGCCTGGTTTGCCCGTAACAGTGTCGCAGCCAACTTATTAATGGCCGCCTTACTTATTGGTGGTTTATTTAGTGCTGTTCTTATTAATAAAGAAATATTCCCAACATTTGAATTAAACCTTATTAATATCAATGTAGCCTATCCTGGCGCCGCGCCACAGGAGATTGAAGAAGGCATTAACATAAAAATTGAAGAAGCTATTCAAGATATTAGCGGGATTAAAAAAGTCACTTCAGTTGCCAGCGACAGTGTCGGATCGGTCACCATTGAAGTTGAAGACGGTTACGATGTACAGCAAGTGTTAGATGAAGCCAAGCTGCGTATCGATGCTATTGCGACCTTTCCAGATAACATCGAAAAACCCAATATTTACCAAATAAAGCCAGAAAACAATGTCATTTGGGTGTCGGTCTATGGCGACATGAACCTACATGACATGAAAGAAATGGCTAAAGCGATAAGAGACGATATTACCGACTTACCCGCAGTGACTCGTGCAAAAGTGACTGGCGTTCGCGACTACGAAATAGGTATAGAGCTGTCGGAAGACAAACTACGTGAATACGGCATTACCTTTACTCAAGTGGCTTTAGCAGTACAAAACTCGTCTATCGACTTACCCGGCGGATCAATTCGAGCCCAAGATGGTGACATCCTACTGCGTACCAAGGGGCAAGCCTATACCGCTAATGATTTTGCCCAAATTGTAGTTGAGACTCGCCCAGACGGTAGTCGTATTATGTTACCGCAAGTGGCCATTATTAATGATGATTTTGAAGAACGTTTAGAGTACACCCGCTTTAACGGCAAACCTGCTGCGGTAATCGAAATCACCAGTATTGATGATCAAAATGCGTTAGATATTTCAGCACAAGTTAAGGCTTATGTAGCCGAACGTAAAAAAACGTTACCAAGCAATATTCAACTTGATACCTGGGGTGATTTAACTCACTACTTGCAAGGTCGTTTAAACATGATGTTATCAAACATGTTTTATGGTGCACTGCTGGTGTTTATTATTCTGGCCTTGTTTTTAGATCTTAAGCTCGCCTTCTGGGTGATGATGGGCTTACCGGTGTGCTTTTTGGGCACTATGTTATTAATGCCGCTTGAGCCGTTTAACATGTCGATTAACATGCTGACCTTATTCGCATTTATTTTGGTGCTGGGGATAGTCGTCGATGATGCCATTGTCATCGGAGAAAGCGCCTATACCGAGTTAGAAGAAAACGGCCACTCGCTAGAAAACGTGGTAAAAGGAGTACAAAAAGTAGCAATGCCCGCCACATTTGGCGTGCTCACCACTATTGCCGCCTTTATACCAATGATCATGGTGTCTGGGCCAATGGGCATTATTTGGAAATCTATCGGTATGGTGGTGATTTTGTGTTTAGCGTTTTCGCTGATCGAATCTAAACTGATTCTGCCTGCGCATTTAGCTCACATGAAAATCAAAAAACGCACTACACCAACAAATATTTTCTCACGCTTTAAATTTGGTCTTAATGAATGGTTACAACACTTTATTCATAATACCTATCGTCACTTTTTAGAACGTTGTATTACGCGACGCTATAGTGTCGTCGCGGTATTTATTGGCATACTGATTTTGTCGCTTGCATTAGTACAAAGTGGCAAAGTCCGCTGGGTTTTCTTTCCTGATATCCCATCAGATTTTATTCAAGTCCAGCTTGAAATGGAAGAAGGTAGCTCTGAGCAGAACACCCTAAAAGTACTGCAACAAGTCGAAGATGCGTTATATAAGATGAACGCCAAGCTTGAAGAACAATACGGTTACCCAATGGTAAAGCATAGCTATATCGAGCTTAGCTCACGCAGCAGTGCATTTGTGTTTACCGAACTGACTAAAGGCGAAGACCGCGAAATCGACGGAGTTGCAATTGCAGAAGAGTGGCGTAACCAATTACCTGAGTTATTATCAGTTAAAAAGCTTAATATTAATGCGAGCACCAACGATGCCGGTGGCGATTTATCATTTCGCTTAACCGCAACTGATTTAGGCCAGCTATCAGAAGCCGCCAAAGTACTAAAAACTAAATTGGCTACTTATGAAGGCGTGTACGACATTACCGATAATTTTTCATCCGGTTCACACGAAATCCGCCTAAACATTCGTCCAGAGGCTGAAGCACAAGGACTAACCCTGTCAGATTTAGCTCGCCAGGTACGTTATGGTTTTTATGGTTATGAAGCCCAACGTATTTTGCGTAATAAAGAAGAAGTCAAAGTCATGGTACGTTACCCACTCGAACAACGCCGCACTGTGGGTGATCTTGAAAACATGCTTATCCGCACGCCATCAGGCGCAGCGGTGCCATTTTCAACAGTAGCCAATATCGAACTGGGTGAGTCGTATGCATCGATCACCCGTGTTGATGGTCGCCGAGCGATTACCATTAGTGCCAATGTGAATAAAAACAATGTTGAGCCATCTAAAGTGGTCGCCGAAATTCAGGAAGACTTTTTACCTGAACTGACCGCGCGTTTCCCTAAAGTGGCTTCAGCTTTAGATGGTGGCAGTTTAGATGAGCAAAATGCCATGCTGGGTTTAGCCCAAGGCTTCTTTTTTGCCATGTTCACCATTTACGCCTTAATGGCCATCCCTTTAAAGTCGTACACACAACCGTTAATCATTATGTCGGTGATTCCTTTTGGCATGATTGGTGCTTTATTTGGCCACTATATACTTGGTTTATCCATGAGCGTGCTAAGTTTGTGCGGAATTGTTGCATTAGCTGGGGTGGTGGTAAATGACTCGCTGATTTTAGTCGACTTTGTTAACCGCGCTCGTGAAGAGGGCAAATCGTTAATGCAATCTGCTATCGATTCTGGTTGTTACCGTTTTAGAGCTATTATATTAACCTCGCTCACCACCTTTGTTGGCTTAGTGCCGATTATTATGGAAAAAAGCTTACAAGCTAAAATTGTTATCCCAATGGCTACATCCCTCGCATTTGGTATTTTATTTTCTACCGTAGTGACGTTGATTTTGGTGCCTATTTTGTACATCATTTTGGATGATATAAAACGCTTGTGGCAACGATTTTTCATTTGGTGGTGGCAACCTAAAAGCATTACTGAACCATTAGGTTCTGACGAGCAGTATTAA
- a CDS encoding tRNA1(Val) (adenine(37)-N6)-methyltransferase codes for MSFTFKQFHIDDKECGMAVSTDAVLLGAWAELTQSSYILDIGAGSGLLSLMAAQRSPQHNSIIAVEIDSAAAKACQFNINQSPWSDTVQLFHGAIQDFQQQHHKNNAPLFEHIICNPPYFEQGTQAKNSARADARHTNTLSFAELQSAISQLLAPQGTASVILPQQSLTSFIQQLNAYGLFVAKQFDIISIEGKLPNRSILAIQHQQAMTQQQINTYLPVETQYLQMTIRDKQGRYSETMIDLCRPFYLKL; via the coding sequence ATGTCTTTTACGTTTAAACAATTCCATATAGATGATAAAGAATGTGGTATGGCGGTGAGTACTGATGCTGTTTTGCTCGGTGCTTGGGCTGAATTAACACAATCGAGCTATATACTCGATATTGGTGCAGGAAGTGGTTTACTTAGCCTAATGGCAGCGCAGCGCAGCCCCCAACACAACAGTATTATTGCCGTAGAGATAGATAGCGCCGCTGCAAAGGCTTGCCAATTTAATATTAACCAAAGCCCTTGGTCAGACACAGTACAACTATTTCACGGCGCTATTCAGGACTTTCAGCAACAACACCATAAGAATAATGCACCATTATTTGAGCATATTATTTGTAATCCACCCTACTTTGAACAAGGTACACAGGCCAAAAATAGTGCTCGCGCAGATGCAAGGCATACCAATACCTTGTCTTTTGCTGAGTTACAGAGTGCAATAAGCCAATTACTTGCTCCCCAGGGCACAGCAAGTGTTATTTTACCGCAACAAAGTTTAACCAGCTTTATTCAACAACTTAACGCTTATGGTCTATTCGTTGCAAAGCAGTTTGATATCATTAGCATTGAGGGAAAGCTCCCCAACAGATCAATACTAGCAATCCAACATCAACAAGCGATGACTCAACAACAAATAAACACTTATCTTCCTGTTGAAACTCAATACCTGCAAATGACAATCCGCGATAAACAAGGACGATACAGTGAAACGATGATAGATTTATGCCGCCCATTCTACTTAAAGCTTTAG
- a CDS encoding PAS domain-containing protein: MSKHKAVGSSNSLLISSQATHWSQQHILSLLSQLIILLITLFIVTSMVVNLGERRLQEDWADQRYSELQTVASLASDKVSFLQFRTQIIAKGELLRQYLQDPSEKLQLKTIENWDSLTDNIPELLGLALFNPQGQLQFSTTGSFNNMQLPAALLGSGRNMGGNDIYTSPMAFTPIDGILEPYFYQLSWIENPDQSIKGYLVTYNSIVKLLETIKPAFFNQNSPLLLLDTQGFLYAGANQPAPLDSMPDTLGASLKQTYPELWRVMAMNNFGQFHSQNATFVYLKVELTSQFETKREYFLLSYIRHDDIATRYAQWRIVIIIAGCLIALLASLLIILRHRFVLERRSKQNSVQLSNGLFSSQLSCLIVNDCGRIQSINAKAAAALSLPIEALKDRSIQRVLHLDDDRFNHIKQALTDHKQWHGELSLDTLNSSMLQTHIRSEKCPNSNEHYWLVTFEDISALFDSQRQAYLYQLMSNGAVASALTDANGMIIKCNNQFDRLMSLHGDTDISITELLGDELSNQWQNITAQISLQGEWTAQIMPFNQSRYEHCLKTTLAGQLTFEGDIEYLICTFEQTTPAISSQNSSNIIGHRSAIVLRLNELENYFINLSELTKEHSCLLIMDINPEGIFSNMGNMSQLEKRQKDIELQLLIELPFNYQIAQWQLGKLVILLTETNANSAHQYALNMMQRLEENNLGEGINIGIASYLQQQSLDQYLTNAEIALKRAKQSVDQNICQAFTRPSNNDSNNIR, from the coding sequence ATGTCTAAACACAAAGCAGTGGGTTCTTCAAACTCGTTATTAATATCTTCACAAGCGACACATTGGTCTCAACAGCATATTCTTTCGCTGCTTAGCCAATTGATTATTTTATTAATTACGCTGTTTATTGTCACCAGTATGGTGGTCAATTTAGGCGAACGTCGCCTGCAAGAAGATTGGGCAGACCAACGCTATAGTGAGTTACAAACGGTCGCATCCTTAGCGTCTGACAAAGTGTCATTTTTGCAGTTTAGAACCCAGATCATCGCCAAAGGCGAGTTACTACGACAATATCTGCAAGATCCATCAGAAAAACTGCAATTAAAAACTATCGAAAACTGGGACTCATTGACAGATAATATTCCAGAACTGCTTGGTTTAGCATTATTTAATCCTCAAGGACAACTGCAGTTTTCTACCACTGGAAGTTTTAATAACATGCAACTTCCCGCAGCATTATTAGGCTCAGGTAGAAATATGGGGGGTAATGACATTTACACCTCACCAATGGCATTTACACCCATTGATGGCATATTGGAACCGTATTTTTATCAATTATCATGGATAGAAAACCCAGACCAAAGCATTAAAGGCTATTTGGTCACTTACAATTCTATTGTTAAATTATTAGAAACCATAAAACCTGCTTTTTTCAATCAAAACTCACCTTTATTACTGCTTGATACTCAAGGTTTTCTCTATGCCGGCGCCAATCAACCTGCGCCATTAGACAGTATGCCAGACACACTTGGTGCAAGTTTAAAACAAACTTACCCAGAATTGTGGCGGGTAATGGCAATGAATAATTTTGGCCAGTTTCACAGCCAAAATGCCACTTTTGTATATTTAAAAGTCGAGTTAACCAGTCAATTCGAAACTAAAAGAGAATATTTTTTATTGTCTTATATTCGTCATGACGACATTGCCACTCGGTATGCACAATGGCGCATAGTGATTATTATCGCTGGATGCTTAATTGCACTGTTAGCCAGTTTACTGATTATATTAAGACACCGATTTGTGCTTGAACGACGATCGAAACAAAATAGCGTTCAATTGAGCAACGGTTTATTTAGCAGTCAATTAAGCTGCTTAATTGTTAATGATTGCGGCCGTATTCAGAGCATCAATGCCAAGGCTGCTGCAGCATTGTCTTTGCCCATTGAGGCTCTCAAAGATCGCAGTATACAACGTGTATTGCATCTTGATGATGACCGCTTCAATCACATTAAACAGGCGTTAACTGATCATAAGCAATGGCATGGTGAGCTGAGTTTAGACACGCTTAATAGTAGTATGTTACAAACCCACATTCGTAGTGAAAAATGCCCTAACAGTAATGAGCATTACTGGTTAGTCACATTTGAAGACATTAGCGCGTTATTTGATAGTCAGCGCCAGGCTTACCTGTATCAACTAATGAGTAATGGAGCAGTAGCTTCGGCGCTAACTGATGCCAACGGAATGATTATAAAATGTAATAATCAATTTGATCGTCTGATGTCTTTACACGGTGATACGGATATTTCAATTACCGAATTACTCGGCGATGAACTGAGTAATCAATGGCAAAATATTACTGCACAAATTAGTTTGCAGGGCGAATGGACAGCGCAAATAATGCCATTTAACCAAAGCCGTTATGAGCATTGCTTAAAAACGACACTAGCAGGTCAATTGACATTTGAAGGTGATATTGAATATCTTATTTGTACTTTTGAACAGACAACTCCAGCGATTTCCTCCCAGAACAGCAGTAACATCATTGGCCATCGCAGTGCCATAGTATTACGCTTAAATGAGCTTGAAAATTACTTTATCAACCTCAGTGAACTCACTAAAGAACATTCATGTTTACTCATTATGGACATTAATCCAGAAGGCATTTTCAGCAATATGGGCAACATGAGCCAACTTGAAAAGCGCCAAAAAGATATTGAACTACAGTTACTGATTGAACTACCATTTAATTACCAAATTGCTCAATGGCAGCTCGGAAAGCTAGTGATCTTGTTGACCGAAACAAATGCAAATTCAGCACATCAATATGCACTTAATATGATGCAGCGCCTAGAAGAAAATAACTTAGGTGAAGGAATTAACATTGGTATCGCGAGTTATTTACAACAACAAAGCTTAGACCAATACCTTACTAACGCTGAAATAGCGTTAAAGCGCGCTAAACAATCTGTTGACCAAAATATTTGCCAAGCCTTTACTCGTCCGAGTAATAACGACAGCAACAATATCCGCTAA